CCGCCTTATAATTCAGGGCTTTGCGGGAAAACAATTGACGGGATAACGGCAAACTTATATTCCCATAATTTTAACGCGGGTAATAATAGGGGCAATAATATTATAGTCCAGCACGATAAACGGGAGATTTTATCCGGGGAATATCCCCCTTATAAACTCGTAAGTGAGAAAAAACACGGCAAATCGGTTTTATCGTTTTACCGCGTGTTATAAACCCACTTCCAGTTTTTAATCTCGGGCATATCGTCATCGTATTTTGAAATATATTCTTTGTGATTTATAATTTTATTAGTCATTTCCTCTTTAATATATGCGGCTTTATATTTAAGATACGGAACCCTGTCTGCGGCATCCATGACAAGATGGAATCTGTCTAAGTCGTTTCTAACCGTCATATCAAAAGGCGTGGTTGTTGTTCCTTCCTCTTTGTAGCCCCTTACATGAATATTTTTGTGGTTCGTTCTTCTGTAGCTAAGCCTGTGTATCAGCCACGGATACCCGTGGAAGGCAAAAACAACCGGTTTGTCTTCCGTAAACAGGGTATCGAATTCCTTATCGGATAAGCCGTTAGGGTGTTCTTCCTTCGGCGTTAGCGTCATTAAATCAACCACATTAATAACCCTTATTTTAAGTTCTGGAGCAAGATTGTTTAAAATAGACGCGGCCGCAAGGGTTTCCAATGTCGGGACATCCCCGGCGCATGCCATAACGATGTCAGGTTCATAACCCCTGTCATTGCTTGCGAAATCCATTATTCCCAGCCCCTTTTTGCAAATCTTAATAGCGGAGTCCATATCGTACCACTGAAGCTCTTCTTGCTTGCCGGCTATTATGACATTTATCCTGTTTTTACTTCTAAAACATTTGTCGGCAATTGCAAGGAGCGTATTTGTATCCGGCGGCAAATATATTCTTATATATTTAGGTTTTTTTGTTATTACATGGTCGATAAATCCCGGATCCTGATGTGAAAAACCGTTATGGTCCTGCCGCCATACATGAGATGTCAGAAGATAATTTAAAGAAGGTATCGGTCTTCTCCATTCTACTTCACCTGCTTCTTTCAGCCACTTTGCATGCTGATTAAACATAGAGTCTATTATATGAATAAAGGCTTCGTAGCATGAAAAAAAGCCGTGCCTTCCTGTTAATAAATATCCTTCCAGAAGGCCTTCGCAAGTATGTTCGCTAAGTATTTCGATAACCCTTCCTTTATGGGACAGATGGTCGTCATAATTAAAAATATCACCCCACCACTGCCTATCGGTTACATCAAAAACAGCGTTAAGCCTGTTTGAATTATGCTCGTCGGGACTGAAAATTCTAAAGTTATCGGGGTTTAATTTAACTACATCGCGCAGGTAATATCCAAGCGTGGTTGTGGCTTTTCCGTAAACCGTAGCGGGTTTTTCCACCTTTTCGGCATATTTTGTAAAATCGGGGAGAACTAAATCTTTTAACAATAAGCCGCCGTTAGCATGGATATTGGCGCTCATCCTCTTTTCTTTTTTAGGAGTAAATTCCTTTATTTTGTTTATTAAAGAACCTTTTTCATCGAATAATTTTTCGGGTTTATAAGATTTCATCCAGTTTTCCAATATTTTTATATGTTCAGGCTTTTCTTTAAAATCCGTGATAGGAACCTGATGAGCGCGCCAGTACCCCTCAAGCTTAAGCCCGTCGATCTCTTTCGGGCATGTCCAGCCTTTAGGGGTTTTTAAAATTATCATGGGATAGACGGGTCTTGTAAAATTTTTATCATTTTTTTTATTTACGGTATTTCTAATAGTATTAATTTCTTCAGAAATTTTATCAAGCGTCAACGCCATTTTATTATGGGCTATATTTACATCTTCCGCTTCGACAAGATAAGGCGTATATCCATAGCCTTTAAACAGATTTACCAACTCTTCTTCGCTTATGCGGGCTAATATTGTCGGATTATTAATTTTATAGCCGTTTAAATGTAAAATCGGAACGACGATACCGTCTATCAGGGGGTTTAAAAACTTGTTAATATGCCATGAGGCTGCCATCGGTCCGGTTTCGGCTTCGCCGTCTCCGACTACGCAAAAAACGGTTAAATCAGGGTTATCTAACGCCGCCCCATAGGCATGGCTTAAGGCATAACCAAGCTCGCCGCCTTCGTGGATAGAGCCCGGAGTTTTAGGGGAAACATGGCTTGGGACGCCGTCCGGCGTAGAAAATTGCCTGAAAAGCGCTTTAAGTCCGCCTCCGTTTTCGGAAATATTCGGATAATATTCACTGCAGGTTCCTTCGATGTAAGTATTTGCGATGATTGCAGGGCCGCCGTGCCCGGGACCGGTAATAAACAGCGAATTTAAATCATATTTTTTTATGATTCTATTTAAATGCGCATAAATAAAATTAAGTCCGGGCGAGGTACCCCAGTGTCCTAATAACCTGGGTTTTATATGTTCGAGTTTTAAGGGGGTTAGCAGTAATGGGTTGTCCATTAAATAAATCTGCCCTATCGTTAAATAGTTTGCCGCGTCGAAATACAGATTTAATGTTTGAAGTTCGCTTTCGGAAAGATAATTCTGGAATTTATCGGATTGTTTGATATTCATTCATACCCCCTTATATATAATAAAATTAATATTTAAGGTTGTTTTTATATCGCAGGCCGTTTCATAACCTATCTATTTTCTTTGAATAGCCCCTTAACATAATGGAGTTAAGCGACACGGTTATACTGGAAACCGCCATTGCCGCCCCCGCTGCTGCCGGCGGCAGCAGCCAGCCGGTGAAGTGGTAAAAAACCCCCGCCGCGAACGGAATACCTAGCCCGTTAAAGAAAAATGCCCAAAAAAGGTTTTGTTTCACTTTGTTTAAAGTTTTTCTGCCGAGCGCCACGCTTTTATAAGCATCTTTAATATCGCTTTTTACTAATATAATGTCGCCGGTTTCCCTTGCGACATCGGTTCCGCTGCCTATTGCTATTCCTACATCGGCATAAGCCAGCGCCGGCGCATCGTTTATGCCGTCGCCGACCATTGCGACTTTTAAGCCTAAATTTTTTAGTTTTTTTACTTCATTAAGTTTGTCCTGCGGTAAAACATTTGCGATGACATTTTTTTCGTCTATCCCCACTTGAACGGCAACGTTTGCAGCTGAATTTAGATTATCCCCCGTTAAAAGATATACCGCTATACCCATGGATTTTAATTTAGTTATCGCTTCTTTTGCCCCTTTCTTAACTTTGTCTGCTAAAGTAATAATGCCGGCCATATCTGAGCCGGCAGAAATTCCGATAACGGTTTTGCTTTCCTTTGCATATTTTTCCTCAAGTTCGCTAAATTTAGACAAATCGATATTTTCGGTCTCGAACAGCCCTTTCTTCCCGATAAAAATCTTTTTACCGCCGTAATTCAATGTTATGCCAAGGCCGCCTATTTCTTTATAATCGGCAGGCTGAATCTCGGCTCTGTCTATACCGACGGCAGTTTTTTCGTTAGATTCGTTATATTTCTTAACTATTGCCGCTGCAATAGGGTGGGAGGAGAAACCCTCTCCGTAAGCAGCGATTTTTAAAATTTCGTTTGCGGGTAAACTGCCTAAGGGTATTATATCCGTTACCTCAGGTTTGCCGTAAGTAATTGTACCAGTTTTATCAAAAACAACGGCGTTTATTCTTGCGATTTCTTCGAGGCCGGATGATTTTTTTATTAATATCCCCTTTTCGAGGCCGATTGAACTTCCAACCATAAGAGCCATAGGCGTAGCAAGCCCCATTGCGCAGGGGCAGGCTATAACCAGTACTGCGATAGCGGCGGATAGAGCAAATAAAAAATTAGAATGAAAAATATATCTCCATGAGAAGAATACTGCTAAAGATATTGCAACGACGATTGGAACAAAATAGTTAGTTACTTCATCGGCTATTCGCTGAATGGGGGCTTTATCCGCCTGGGCATCTTCGACTAAGCGGACAATCTGGGAGAGTATGGTATCCTTGCCAACCCTCAAAGCCTTTATTTTTATAACCTGCCCTATGTTTATCGTTGCGCCGCTTACCTCGCCGTTAACCTTTTTTTCAACGGGGATAGGCTCGCCCGTCAGCATAGACTCGTCTATCTGGGTTTGCCCCTCCATGATTACACCGTCAACGGGAATTTTATCGCCCTTTTTTACTAAAAGAACATCCCCCGCTTTCACGCTCGAAGTGTCCACCACCTTCACTGCCCCGTTGTTTTCGATAAGGTTCGCTTTGTTAGCCTGAAGTTTAAACAAGGCTTTTAATGATGATGCCGCTCTCTGTTTTGAAATCTTTTCCAGCAGTTTTCCCGTTCTGATAAAGAGTATAAGCAAAACGGATGTATCGAAATAAAGTTCGCCTTTAAATAAAAATACCCCCGCGACGGAATAAAAATAAGCGGCGGATATTCCCAATGCGACGAGAACATCCATATTGGCGGAAAAGCTTTTTAAAGAATAATAGGCGCCTTTATAAAATGTAAGTCCGGCGGTAAATTGAACTATCGTGGCTAATATAAATAAAATAAATATCTTAAATTCATTCGGGGTTTCCGCCATTTTTGCCATGCCGAACATATTTTTATAGGTCAGTATAACGACGGGAATCGTAAGAATAAATGTGAATATAAGCCAATAAATATCTTTTTTCCAATCGGGTATTTTACGAAACCATTTGTCCATAAACGGGATATGTGCGTTTATGCTTAAGGATTTTTCCGCCTCTTCGCCGGTTTCAGTTTCGTCCACAGGCGTGTATCCGCTTTCCGTTACGGCTTTAAATATAGCCTCTTTAGATGTTAGGGACGGGTCGAACGATACAAATCCGCTTTCCCCGGCAAAATTAACGGTTACTTTATTTATTCCATCGATCTTCCCGACCCCTTTTTCGATAGTTCTGGCACAGTTGGTACAGTGCATTCCTTCTATCTTAAATCTGAGGTTTTCTGCTTCCGGTTTTTCCTGTTTATTTTTACTCTCTGCCGGTTGAATTGTCCAACCTTGCGGTATGGCTTGCCGTGCTTCGTCTATAAGCTCGGCGCCGAACCCTGCAAATTTAACCATTTTAATTATTTCATCGGGCGAAAGATTATTTGCACCCGAATCGACATAGAGGGTTTCGTTTACGAAATTAAGCCGCGCGTTTTTGACGCCGTCTATTCTTTTTACGGTGTCCACTATGGTTTCCGCGCATGAAGCGCAGTCCATTTTGCTTATTTTAAATTTATATTGTTTTTGTTGCGCGGGGGCGGCATTTCCTTTATCAGTCAAGGTGGGAGAACGGTCTTTTGTTTCATGTCCAGGGTCGCCTTCTTCTTCGGTTTCATAACCCGCTTCTTTTATGGCTTTTTTAATATCCGAAGCCGAGGTAGTTCCTTCGTCGAATGTCACATCAGCGCATTTATCTTTAAGGCTTACATTGACGGATTTTACTCCTTTAAGGGAAGATACGGCTTTTGTAACAGTTTTTACGCAATGTTCGCATGTCATTCCGTGGACGGCTATTTTTTCATTTTTCATAATATGCACCTCTTTTTTATTATTAACCGGCTTTATTAATAACCCGCGGTTAACCAAATGATTAACTAAAATATATACCGTGCTTTTTTACTTTTAGACCAAATTATATATTTATCAATATATCATATCATCGAAAGGAGCTTTTTTCAAACGGGGTAAGCGGATTTATTCTATTGAAAAAATAATCGTTAAGTTTTATAATATATCACTTATATACAAAATAAAAGCGTTTAACGAGGCTGATGAATGGCAAATATATCTAAATATAAAACCGCCGTTTACCCTGGTTCATTCGACCCTGTTACTTACGGTCATTTAGATGTTTTAAAAAGAAGTCTCAGCGTATTTGACAAGGTGGTTGTAGCGGTTGCCTGCAATAAAAAGAAGCCTTATCTTTTTAAGCAGTCTATGAGGATTGACCTTATAGACAGGATTTTAAAAGAAGACGAAGAAATCGACAACGGCAGGGTTGAAGTAATAGCTTTAAAGGGGCTCCTTGTTAAGTATGTGGAAAGTATTAACGCAAAGGTAATTATAAGGGGCCTTAGGGCAGTTTCCGATTTTGAATACGAACTTCAGCTTGCGATAACTAACAGGACGCTTAATTCCGACATAGAGACGATATTTATGATGACCGCCGAAAAGTACTCATTTTTAAGTTCCACGATAGTCAAGGAGATTTCCCGTCTCGGAGGAGATGTTTCCAGCATGGTTCCGAAGGTAATAGCCTCCGAGCTTGCGAAAATTTATTCCAAAGGAGAAAATGATGAAACTCTCATGTAGAGCGTCTTCAATAAAACCGTCGGCCACTCTTGCCATAACCGCAAAGGCTAAGAAACTTAAAGCCGAAGGGAAAAATATTATCGGTTTTGGGGCGGGCGAGCCGGATTTCGACACGCCGGGCTATATCAAAGACGCCGTAAAAGATGCCCTTGACAAAGGTTATACCAAATATACCCCCGTGTCGGGAATCGAGGAGCTTAAATCGGCGATTGCGGATAAGTTTTTATCCGATTATAATGTCGGATACGAACAGAGCGAGATAATCGTTTCTTGCGGAGGAAAGCACAGCCTTTACAATCTCTTTTCGGCTCTCTTAAACGAAGGCGACGAGATTATTATTCCATCGCCCTATTGGGTGTCTTATACCGAAATCATAAAGCTTTCCGGCGGCGTTCCGGTTATAGTCGATACATCCCGAAACGGGTTTAAATTTAACCTGAGAATGCTCGAAAGCAATTTGACGAAAAAGACAAAGGGATTAATCATAAACAGTCCTTCTAATCCTACAGGGGTTTTAATGGACGAGAAAGATATTATCGAAATTGCAAACTTTGTCAAAAAGAAAGGTTTATACATAATAACCGACGATATTTACGAAAAAATAATCTTTGACGATAAAAAATTTTTTAATGCGCTGATGGCCGGCAAATCGATGAAAGAAAATACCGTTGCCGTCAATGCAGTTTCCAAGACATACTCTATGACAGGATTCAGAATAGGCTATACGGCCGGCCCCAAAGATTTAATATCGGCAATGAATAATATCCAGTCCCAAAGCACATCCAACCCCACGACATTTGCCCAATACGGGGCTTTGGCGGCATTAAAGGGCGGCTATGATTTTACCGTTATGATGCGGAACGAATTTCAAAAAAGAAGGGATTATATGATGGATTTTTTTGACAAAAACATAAAAAGCATCACTCCCGTTAAGCCGGATGGGGCATTTTATATATTTGCCGATATTTCAAAGGTCTTTGGCGAAAGCGAGAATAAAATAAATTCCTCGACCGAATTTTGCGATTATCTTTTAGATAAATATCTTGTCGCAGCCGTTCCCGGCGTTGAGTTTGGCAATGACAATTTTATAAGGCTGTCTTTTGCGACAAGCCTCGATGTCATAAAAGAAGGTTTAAATAGAATAAAAGAAGCGGTATCCTTTTGAGGCAAATAATTTTATGAAAAGGGCTCATAAATACATCCTTAACTTTCTTAATAATAACAGGGGCGATTTTAACTTATTTAAGTTTATCCTTAAGCTCCCCTTATTTTTAATATCGTATGCGGTTATTCTTTCTACAAAAATAAAAAGAACATTGTATAACCGTTCTTTTATTTTTAAATCTAAAGAACCTGGCATGTTTACGGTTAGCATAGGGAATATAAATTTGGGCGGAGCAGGGAAAACCCCGTTTTCCTATACTATTGCCGAATACTTGTACGGACGGGGTTTAAAGCCCTGCATTATAAGCAGGGGCTACAAAGGCCGTTTAAAAAAAAAATCTATATTGCCGGTTGGGAGTACGAGCTTGAGGATGTCCGGCAAAAGCTTCCCGACGAAGTAATTCTTTTAGTTGAAAGGTTTAAATCAAAAAATATTCGGATACCCGTTATAGTTTCCAGAAACCGATTATCGGCCGCAAAAGTTTGTTCGGGGGAAGATAGCATATATTATAATCTTGCCGAAGATCTTAATGTATTTTCAAACTTAGATTCGACAAAACCCCCGGGCGAAAAGGTAGATTTAAGCGCAAACCCGTCCGATGATGCCGTGCATAATTTTTCCGATCATTGCTTATATAAAGATGTTTGCGATAAATATGAAGAATATAAAAAGATTGCCGTCTTAGATGACGGATTTACCGCTTTAAATATCAAAAAGGATTTAAATATAGTTCTGATAGACAGGACTAAGAACATTTTCGATCAAAATGTTATTCCCGCAGGGGTTTTAAGGGAGGACTTAACTGTTCTTAAATATGCCGATATTATAATTATAACCAAAAATACTGAACAAGCCTGCGATATTACAAAAATAACCGATAAAAATTTAGAGAAAGACATTAAAAGATTTAATAAATCCTGCCCAGTATTCTATTCTCATTATAAGCCCGTTAATCTTTTAGGAGGGGACGCTGGGCAAAAATCGTTAAATTTTGATAGCCTCCATGACAAACGGATGAGGATATTGACCGTCTGTGCAATCGGAAACCCGGATTACTTTTACGATAATTTGAGTAGCCGCGGGATTAAAATAGACGGCAAGTTCGAGTTTGAAGACCACCATATATATACGGCGCAGGATTTAACCTTATTAAAGAATGACCTGAATCTTAATAATCCCTGTATTATTATAACTACTTTAAAAGATTATGTTAAATTAAAAAAGTTTGGCGAACGGAAAGAATATAAGGATATTATAGAAAAGGTTTATTATTTGGATTTTGAGCTGGTTATAGATAAATTATTTTTTGAGTTTATTTATGATAATTATAAAAAATATATAGAAAGGATCAATCCAGAATTACTTCCATATATAATTAAAAATTAAACAAAAGATGAAGAAAAATAGGATACTGTTATATGCTGAATTTATCGCAGTTTATGGGTTTTATCTTTTTATAAACATTATCCCTCTTGGTTTAGCGTTAAAATTGGGCAGGATTTTAGGGATAATATTTTATAAAATCGACAAAAGACATGCAAAAAATACGATTAATAATTTAACCATCGCTTTTCCGAATAAAAAAAAAGAGGAGCTAAACGATATTTGCATTAATTTTTACAAAAATATCGGCATGATTTTCGTTGAGATTTTTAGATTAAACAGGTATAATAAAAAGAATATAGACAGCTTTGTCGACTCGGATTTCGACGCGTTTAAGGGCATTTACAAAAAGCAGGGAATACTTCTCTTGACCGCTCATTTCGGCAATTGGGAGCTTTTGGCAAAAACTTTCAGCCTGAAAGGTTATTCGGGCAATGTTTTAGCAAGGCCGTTAGACAACCCTTATATAGAAAAAATTCTTTATGGATTAAGGACAAATTCCGGGAATAAGGTAATATATAACAGGGAAAATGCTATTAAAAGCATAATGTCGGCATTAAATAAAAATGAAATGGTTGGATTTTTGCCGGACGAGAATGCTTCGAAACGGATAGGCGTATTTGTAGATTTTTTTGGCGTTAAAGCCTGCACTATGCCGGGTATGGCGAATATTGCCGCAAAGACAAAAGCGCCGGTCATTCCGGCTTTTATTGTCAGGATTAAAGACGGCAATTTTAAAAAACATAAACTGATAATCGGAGAACCCCTTGAGATAACCTATACCGGAGACAGAAAGACCGATATGATAAACATCTTGAAAATGTTCAATGAAACAATAGAAAACATAATAGAAAATTATCCGGAGCAGTGGTTTTGGATTCACAACAGGTGGAAAACAAGACCGGATCCAGAGAAATAAATATATGGAAAAATGCGTATTTTTAGACAGGGACGGCGTTCTGATTAAAGATGTAGGCTATTTAAAAAATCCGGACGATATAATTTTAATGCCGCAAACGATCGAGGCATTAAAGAATTTAAAGAAAATCGGGTTTTTGCTCATAATAGTTACAAATCAGGCGGGTGTCGCAAAAGGTTTTTTCACCGTAGATGATTTGGAAAGAGTTAATAAAAGATTGATAAAGGTTTATGAAACTAACGATATTGCGATAGACGATTTATATTTTTGCCCCCACCACGAAAATGGAATTGTAGAGCCTTATAATATCAAATGCTCTTGCAGAAAGCCCGATTTAGGAATGGTGGTTAAGGGCGTAGAAAAGTTCGGCATCGATATTAATAAATCATTTATGATTGGAGATAAGGACAGCGATATTCTTCTCGCAAAAAATTCCGGTTTAAGGTCGTTTTATATAAAAAATTCGATGTACGAACATGATGAAAATATAACCCCGGATTTTTATGTTTCAGATTTGAAAGAAGCTTCGGATATTATAATAGAATTACAGGGCGGCTGAGAAAGAGTTATCGCATCTTTATTTTTTTGTTTGATTTTAAATAAAAAGTTTGTTAAAATTTAATGCTTAAATTTAAATATACCAATAAAAAGAGGACAGACTTAAGTTTGTCCTCATAAACAAGGAGTAAACTATGGCAAATCATAAATCGGCTGAGAAAAGGGCAAGGCAAACGAAAAAAAGAACTTTGCGCAACACAGGCAGTATTTCGAAAATGAAAACGAATATTAAAAAATTTAAAGCGGCTGTTTCTCAAAACGATAAAGAAAAGGCTCTGGAACTTTTTAAATTAAATGCGTCTTATATTATGCATTTGGCATCCAAAAGTATAATTCATAAAAATAATGCCTCAAGGAAAATCTCGGCGCTGGCGAGGCTTCATAACTCAATCAAACAGGATTAGCGTTATCTTAAGTTTCTGGAAATATCTAAAAACCCAAGTTTAAAGATAAATTCTTCGAATATCAGGTTTTGAGGGTGGGATGTTGTTTTAAGCCTGAAATCCGTTTCTCCCAGCAGTTCCATAATTCTTTTAAGTTCATGAACAGAAAATAAAGATAGATTTTTTAGAAATTTCTTTTTGAGAAAAGGCAGAACCCCGTTTATCCGTAAAATGGTTTCGAAATCCATACCCGAGGATTCCTGCACCTTTGCTTTATGGAGCTTTCTCGCTTCGTTATACAATACCGATATAATTTTTACAGGCTCTTCCCCGTCATTATAAATAACGCCGAATATTGAAAATGCCCCCCTTATATCCCTGTCTAATATTTTATCGATAAAATCAAAAATAGTGAATGTTTTTGAAAAAGCAAGAAGCGGCTTTAATTCGTTAACGGAAAGTTCTTTTGATTTGTTTTCGGGTTTAATTCCCGATACTATTTTGTTAAGTTCGTTATCGATATTTACCGTGTTATTACCCGTATATCTAATGAGGTAATATACTGCTTCATCGGAAATTTTTATACCTTTTTCTTTAGATAAATTTCTAATATAAGAGAAAAGTTCATTTTCATATAGAAGCCTGATTTTATGAAGTTTAAAATAATTTTTGGTTTTTAATTCCTTGAAAAATTTAATATTTTCGTTAATTTTCGGGCTGTTATCATAAAAAATGATTACTGTTGACGGAGATGGAGAGTTTAAGTAATCAAGCAGTTCCGTATCATTAAGAAACGAGCCGTCAAAATCTTCTACCTGTATAACCCTTTTTTCCGAAAGCACAGGATAACTGTTGGCTATGGTTAAAAAATCGACGGGCAAGGGGGATATAAGCCTGTCAAAATTAAAATCCGTCTGTTCTTTTTTTAATATTCCGGATTTTATTTTTTCTATTTCCTTAGCAATTCTAAAATCATCTTCCCCGTAAAAAAAATAGACGAGAGTATCTTTTTCCATATTTAAATTTTATAATAAAAAATATCTTTTTTAAAGATATTAATCTTAAGTTTTAATTCCGCAATAGAAACTGTTTAGATATTGCAATACTCAATATTAAGTAATACTGGATTCCCGCTTTCGCGGGAATGACACCTAAAAGGTGAAACTTCCAACCCTTATTAAGTCATTTTAAGTCATTCCCGCGAAAGCGGGAATCCAGAAAATAAATTTCTATCGGGGGTTAAGGTTAAATTTTGCGGTTGACTTTTATATCATATTTTATTAATATAATTTCATCATGATAGAATTTTTGACGATTATATTAATAGTTTCCGCCGTTTTCTTGGTTATCGTTATTCTTATGCAGCAGGGCAAAGGACAAGAAATGGGCGCCGTGTTCGGGGGGAGTTCCCAAACCATATTTGGAGCTTCCGGCGCGGGCAATTTTTTAACTAAAGCTACCGCTATTTTAGCCTTAATTTTTATGGCTTCGGCATTTCTAATATCTTATATTTCGGCCAGGCAGATAAGCCCTATCGCAATTAAAAGTTACATTAAAAAGACGGAAAAACCGCCTTTAGTTAAAAAGGCTGCCAAGCCTGCTCCAAAAGACCAAGCCTTAACTAAGCCATTTAAGCCGTTAAAAACGGTTAATAATAAATAATTTACTTTAATAGGTAAGTTTTAATAAAAATGCCGAAGTGGTGGAATTGGTAGACACGCCATCTTGAGGGGGTGGTGGATAATATCCGTGCCGGTTCGATTCCGGCCTTCGGCACCATTCATTATTTTAACCTTTCTGCAAAATAATTATTCTTTAGCTAATATTCTTTGACATAAGCAGGGTAAATTCCCTTAAGAATGCGTTATTATAAAGATGGCTGTTTAAGTTCATCTGGTTTAACGCGTCCGGCATGTTTAATTTTATTCTATACGGCCTATTCCTTGTAAGAGAATCGAATTTGTTGGCGATTATTAAAATCTTTCCGTAAGTGGAAATATCTTCTTCTGTCTTGCCGAACGGGTAACCCGAGCCGTTTGAAGCTTCGTGATGGTCTAAAATACCGTTAATAATGTCATTATTCTCCATATCGTTTTGCAGCGCAATATCTTTTGAATATATAGGGTGTTTTTGGATTTCGTTAAGTTCGATTTCCCCCAAACCCCTTTTTGACAGAAGCGCTTTGGGAATTTTTAATTTTCCGATATCGTGTATAAGCCCCGCTAAACCGATTTCAAAAAGCGAAATTTTATTGGCAAAGCCAAGCCTGTTTGCCAAAGACATGGCATAAATACTAACATTAATCCCGTGGCTTACTTCATTATAATCGTAATCCGAAAGATTTAAAAGATTAGTAAAAGCAAATTCGCTGATTAAAAGATAATCGATTGTGGCTTCGATGGTTTTTTTGACATTTTCCTTATTATCCTTAAGATTTCCCGTTGTTATAAGATATTCCGCGTAAACTTTAGAATAAATATAAATTTTTACGGCCTTTTCTTCGAGAGCTAAATCTTTTGAGTTTACGATACTTTCCATATGTCCCATTATATCGCCGTCATATTTTTCTTTATCCTCTCCTTTAATGTAAAGATGGTCTACGCCGTTGTTTTTTAATCTTAAAGCATCGCTTTGAGAAAATATGAGGGCTTTTGCCCTGTATAAAATATAGTTTTCTCCCGATTTTATATAAAGGGGGTAGTCGGAATTTTTGCCAAAAATCAGGCTT
This is a stretch of genomic DNA from Candidatus Acidulodesulfobacterium ferriphilum. It encodes these proteins:
- a CDS encoding phosphoketolase family protein — translated: MNIKQSDKFQNYLSESELQTLNLYFDAANYLTIGQIYLMDNPLLLTPLKLEHIKPRLLGHWGTSPGLNFIYAHLNRIIKKYDLNSLFITGPGHGGPAIIANTYIEGTCSEYYPNISENGGGLKALFRQFSTPDGVPSHVSPKTPGSIHEGGELGYALSHAYGAALDNPDLTVFCVVGDGEAETGPMAASWHINKFLNPLIDGIVVPILHLNGYKINNPTILARISEEELVNLFKGYGYTPYLVEAEDVNIAHNKMALTLDKISEEINTIRNTVNKKNDKNFTRPVYPMIILKTPKGWTCPKEIDGLKLEGYWRAHQVPITDFKEKPEHIKILENWMKSYKPEKLFDEKGSLINKIKEFTPKKEKRMSANIHANGGLLLKDLVLPDFTKYAEKVEKPATVYGKATTTLGYYLRDVVKLNPDNFRIFSPDEHNSNRLNAVFDVTDRQWWGDIFNYDDHLSHKGRVIEILSEHTCEGLLEGYLLTGRHGFFSCYEAFIHIIDSMFNQHAKWLKEAGEVEWRRPIPSLNYLLTSHVWRQDHNGFSHQDPGFIDHVITKKPKYIRIYLPPDTNTLLAIADKCFRSKNRINVIIAGKQEELQWYDMDSAIKICKKGLGIMDFASNDRGYEPDIVMACAGDVPTLETLAAASILNNLAPELKIRVINVVDLMTLTPKEEHPNGLSDKEFDTLFTEDKPVVFAFHGYPWLIHRLSYRRTNHKNIHVRGYKEEGTTTTPFDMTVRNDLDRFHLVMDAADRVPYLKYKAAYIKEEMTNKIINHKEYISKYDDDMPEIKNWKWVYNTR
- a CDS encoding heavy metal translocating P-type ATPase, which translates into the protein MKNEKIAVHGMTCEHCVKTVTKAVSSLKGVKSVNVSLKDKCADVTFDEGTTSASDIKKAIKEAGYETEEEGDPGHETKDRSPTLTDKGNAAPAQQKQYKFKISKMDCASCAETIVDTVKRIDGVKNARLNFVNETLYVDSGANNLSPDEIIKMVKFAGFGAELIDEARQAIPQGWTIQPAESKNKQEKPEAENLRFKIEGMHCTNCARTIEKGVGKIDGINKVTVNFAGESGFVSFDPSLTSKEAIFKAVTESGYTPVDETETGEEAEKSLSINAHIPFMDKWFRKIPDWKKDIYWLIFTFILTIPVVILTYKNMFGMAKMAETPNEFKIFILFILATIVQFTAGLTFYKGAYYSLKSFSANMDVLVALGISAAYFYSVAGVFLFKGELYFDTSVLLILFIRTGKLLEKISKQRAASSLKALFKLQANKANLIENNGAVKVVDTSSVKAGDVLLVKKGDKIPVDGVIMEGQTQIDESMLTGEPIPVEKKVNGEVSGATINIGQVIKIKALRVGKDTILSQIVRLVEDAQADKAPIQRIADEVTNYFVPIVVAISLAVFFSWRYIFHSNFLFALSAAIAVLVIACPCAMGLATPMALMVGSSIGLEKGILIKKSSGLEEIARINAVVFDKTGTITYGKPEVTDIIPLGSLPANEILKIAAYGEGFSSHPIAAAIVKKYNESNEKTAVGIDRAEIQPADYKEIGGLGITLNYGGKKIFIGKKGLFETENIDLSKFSELEEKYAKESKTVIGISAGSDMAGIITLADKVKKGAKEAITKLKSMGIAVYLLTGDNLNSAANVAVQVGIDEKNVIANVLPQDKLNEVKKLKNLGLKVAMVGDGINDAPALAYADVGIAIGSGTDVARETGDIILVKSDIKDAYKSVALGRKTLNKVKQNLFWAFFFNGLGIPFAAGVFYHFTGWLLPPAAAGAAMAVSSITVSLNSIMLRGYSKKIDRL
- a CDS encoding pantetheine-phosphate adenylyltransferase gives rise to the protein MANISKYKTAVYPGSFDPVTYGHLDVLKRSLSVFDKVVVAVACNKKKPYLFKQSMRIDLIDRILKEDEEIDNGRVEVIALKGLLVKYVESINAKVIIRGLRAVSDFEYELQLAITNRTLNSDIETIFMMTAEKYSFLSSTIVKEISRLGGDVSSMVPKVIASELAKIYSKGENDETLM
- a CDS encoding pyridoxal phosphate-dependent aminotransferase gives rise to the protein MKLSCRASSIKPSATLAITAKAKKLKAEGKNIIGFGAGEPDFDTPGYIKDAVKDALDKGYTKYTPVSGIEELKSAIADKFLSDYNVGYEQSEIIVSCGGKHSLYNLFSALLNEGDEIIIPSPYWVSYTEIIKLSGGVPVIVDTSRNGFKFNLRMLESNLTKKTKGLIINSPSNPTGVLMDEKDIIEIANFVKKKGLYIITDDIYEKIIFDDKKFFNALMAGKSMKENTVAVNAVSKTYSMTGFRIGYTAGPKDLISAMNNIQSQSTSNPTTFAQYGALAALKGGYDFTVMMRNEFQKRRDYMMDFFDKNIKSITPVKPDGAFYIFADISKVFGESENKINSSTEFCDYLLDKYLVAAVPGVEFGNDNFIRLSFATSLDVIKEGLNRIKEAVSF